Proteins from a single region of Catenulispora acidiphila DSM 44928:
- a CDS encoding NAD(P)H-dependent flavin oxidoreductase: protein MRTPLSASLGLEFPLFAFSHCRDVVAAVTRAGGLGVLGAVYFTPDELETELRWLDAHTDGKPYGVDVVMPASVSTSVNEVSAKDSARTSMEETLKSYIPAKHRDFVEGILDKYEVPELPADGDHSHQLLGWTDATARPQVEVALDHPIALLASALGPLPADIVELAHRKNVRTAGLASSAHHARKQVECGVDIIVAQGTEAGGHTGEISTMVLIPEVVDAVGDTPVLAAGGIGNGRQVAAAMALGAQGAWTGSIWLTVAEADTDPRVVPKLLAASSRDTVRSRALTGKPARQLRTDWIDAWESEDSPGALPMPLQYMLVSEAHRRISRAGRTELMGMPVGQIVGSMTDVRPVREVIYQLVEEYAAAVERLGAITEA from the coding sequence ATGCGAACCCCGCTCTCGGCATCCCTGGGTCTGGAATTCCCCCTGTTCGCGTTCAGCCACTGCCGCGATGTCGTCGCGGCGGTCACCCGGGCCGGCGGCCTGGGCGTCCTGGGCGCCGTCTACTTCACCCCCGACGAGCTGGAGACCGAGCTGCGCTGGCTGGACGCGCACACCGACGGCAAGCCGTACGGCGTCGACGTCGTCATGCCGGCCTCCGTCTCCACCTCGGTGAACGAGGTCTCCGCCAAGGACTCGGCGCGTACGAGCATGGAGGAGACGCTCAAGTCCTACATCCCGGCCAAGCACCGCGACTTCGTGGAGGGCATCCTCGACAAGTACGAGGTGCCCGAACTCCCCGCGGACGGCGACCACAGCCACCAGCTCCTGGGCTGGACCGACGCCACCGCGCGCCCGCAGGTCGAGGTCGCCCTCGACCATCCGATCGCGCTGCTGGCCAGCGCCCTGGGCCCGCTGCCCGCCGACATCGTGGAGCTGGCGCACCGCAAGAACGTGCGCACCGCGGGTCTGGCCTCCAGCGCGCACCACGCCCGCAAGCAGGTCGAATGCGGCGTCGACATCATCGTCGCGCAGGGCACCGAGGCCGGCGGGCACACCGGCGAGATCTCGACCATGGTCCTGATTCCCGAGGTGGTGGACGCGGTCGGGGACACTCCGGTCCTGGCCGCAGGCGGGATCGGCAACGGACGCCAGGTGGCCGCGGCGATGGCGCTCGGCGCACAGGGCGCGTGGACCGGCTCGATCTGGCTGACCGTCGCCGAAGCCGACACCGACCCGCGCGTGGTCCCCAAGCTCCTCGCGGCGTCCTCGCGCGACACCGTCCGCTCCCGTGCCCTGACCGGCAAGCCGGCGCGGCAGCTGCGCACCGACTGGATCGACGCCTGGGAGAGCGAGGATTCCCCCGGCGCGCTGCCGATGCCGCTGCAGTACATGCTGGTCTCCGAGGCGCACCGGCGGATCTCGCGGGCCGGGCGGACCGAGCTGATGGGCATGCCGGTCGGGCAGATCGTGGGCTCGATGACCGACGTCCGGCCGGTCCGGGAGGTGATCTACCAGCTGGTCGAGGAGTACGCGGCGGCCGTCGAGCGGCTGGGCGCGATCACCGAGGCGTGA
- a CDS encoding acyl-CoA synthetase, translating into MAGLGFWRIAQADPDWTAVIEEAGGEHKAGDVLARANQTVHALRALGMTDGDGLTLLMPNLVEMIEIYAAALQAAWYYTPINFHLAGPEIAYIVHDAEAKVFFCHARFADLGLAAVAELEKEGQGLPKEALISVGGDIPGFTPLEQFRAGHSTDLPENRSFGTAMHYTSGTTGKPKGVRRALSGQDPDMMAEAGTVLPGFFGITPGGGGVHLVTSPNYHTAVTQFGGNALQMGHTLALMDKWTPEGTLEMIQRTRATHTHMVPTQFHRMLHLPEEVKQRYDVSSMKVAIHAAAPCPQHVKRAMLDWWGPVIYEYYAATEGGGTIATPEDWIAHPGTVGKAWPISQVKALDDDGAEVPLGTPGTVYMKMMVGDFEYKGDRAKTDANRRDGFFTVGDIGYFDADGFLYLCDRKIDMIISGGVNIYPAEIEGELLRHPAVGDVAVFGIPDEDWGEQIKAVVELNEGYERSEALAAEIIGSLEGRLARLKWPKTLDFIDQLPREPNGKLFKRRLRDPYWAGHQSAI; encoded by the coding sequence ATGGCAGGGCTGGGTTTCTGGAGAATCGCGCAAGCCGATCCCGACTGGACCGCGGTCATCGAGGAAGCCGGCGGCGAGCACAAGGCCGGGGACGTCCTGGCCCGCGCCAACCAGACCGTGCACGCGCTGCGCGCCCTCGGCATGACCGACGGCGACGGGCTCACGCTCTTGATGCCGAATCTGGTGGAGATGATCGAGATCTACGCCGCGGCGCTTCAGGCCGCGTGGTACTACACCCCGATCAACTTCCACCTGGCCGGGCCCGAGATCGCCTACATCGTCCACGACGCCGAGGCCAAGGTCTTCTTCTGCCACGCGCGCTTCGCCGACCTCGGCCTGGCGGCCGTCGCCGAGCTGGAGAAGGAGGGGCAAGGGCTGCCGAAGGAGGCGCTGATCAGCGTCGGCGGCGACATCCCCGGCTTCACGCCGCTGGAGCAGTTCCGCGCCGGCCACAGCACCGACCTCCCTGAGAACCGCAGCTTCGGAACGGCCATGCACTACACGTCGGGGACCACCGGCAAGCCCAAGGGCGTGCGGCGCGCGCTGTCGGGCCAGGACCCGGACATGATGGCTGAGGCGGGAACCGTCTTGCCCGGGTTCTTCGGCATCACCCCCGGCGGGGGAGGCGTGCACCTGGTCACCTCGCCGAACTACCACACCGCGGTCACCCAGTTCGGCGGCAACGCCCTGCAGATGGGGCACACGCTGGCGCTGATGGACAAGTGGACGCCGGAGGGCACGCTGGAGATGATTCAGCGGACTCGGGCCACGCACACGCACATGGTCCCGACCCAGTTCCACCGCATGCTGCACCTGCCGGAGGAGGTGAAGCAGCGCTATGACGTCTCCTCCATGAAGGTCGCGATCCACGCCGCCGCGCCGTGCCCGCAGCACGTGAAGCGCGCGATGCTCGACTGGTGGGGACCGGTGATCTACGAGTACTACGCAGCGACCGAGGGCGGCGGCACCATCGCCACGCCCGAGGACTGGATCGCGCACCCCGGCACGGTCGGCAAAGCCTGGCCGATCAGCCAGGTCAAGGCGCTGGACGACGACGGCGCCGAGGTCCCGCTCGGGACGCCGGGCACCGTCTACATGAAGATGATGGTCGGCGACTTCGAGTACAAGGGCGACCGGGCCAAGACCGACGCCAACCGCCGCGACGGCTTCTTCACCGTCGGCGACATCGGCTACTTCGACGCCGACGGCTTCCTCTACCTGTGCGACCGCAAGATCGACATGATCATCTCCGGCGGCGTGAACATCTACCCGGCCGAGATCGAGGGCGAGCTGCTGCGCCACCCGGCGGTCGGCGACGTCGCGGTGTTCGGCATCCCGGACGAGGACTGGGGCGAGCAGATCAAGGCCGTCGTCGAGCTCAACGAGGGCTATGAGCGCTCCGAGGCGCTCGCCGCGGAGATCATCGGCTCGCTGGAGGGCCGGCTGGCCCGGCTGAAGTGGCCCAAGACGCTGGACTTCATCGACCAGCTGCCGCGCGAGCCCAACGGCAAGCTGTTCAAGCGGCGGTTGCGCGACCCGTACTGGGCCGGCCACCAGAGCGCGATCTGA
- a CDS encoding Zn-ribbon domain-containing OB-fold protein produces MTTQNTQNAQTPDSDDRALHVLEFPGGYTRSTGPVIGRFLTGLRDGQLLGVRTPDGKVLVPPTEYDPQTAAALGDAEEDWVQVGPAGTVTSWTWVDAPRADHPMNRPFAWALIKPDGADTALLHAVDSGSKAAMATGMRVHPSWRAERSGSIKDIAFFAPGEGPAEVPALASEAALEPVSVVTLPHRLEYRLRPGTVWNHFIDGMAEGQIRATRCPACGKVYVPPRGACPADGLPATEWVDLPDTGVLTTFAVNNVPAAGAPEVPFISGYVLLDGADIAMLALVSDVPWQEVRIGMRVRAVWVPDAERTRSVKNLKWFAPTGEPDVPFERFEEYV; encoded by the coding sequence ATGACGACGCAGAACACGCAGAACGCGCAGACACCCGATTCCGACGACCGCGCCTTGCACGTCCTGGAGTTCCCCGGCGGATACACGCGCTCCACCGGCCCGGTGATCGGGCGTTTCCTGACCGGTCTGCGCGACGGGCAGCTGCTCGGCGTACGGACTCCCGACGGCAAGGTGCTGGTCCCGCCGACCGAATACGATCCGCAGACCGCGGCCGCCCTTGGCGACGCGGAGGAGGACTGGGTCCAGGTCGGTCCGGCCGGGACCGTGACCAGCTGGACGTGGGTCGACGCCCCGCGCGCGGACCATCCGATGAACCGCCCTTTCGCCTGGGCGCTGATCAAGCCCGACGGCGCGGACACGGCGCTGCTGCACGCCGTGGACTCCGGGTCGAAGGCGGCGATGGCGACCGGGATGCGGGTGCATCCGTCGTGGCGGGCTGAGCGCAGCGGTTCGATCAAGGACATCGCGTTCTTCGCTCCGGGGGAGGGACCGGCTGAGGTGCCGGCGCTGGCAAGCGAGGCAGCGCTCGAACCCGTCTCGGTGGTCACGCTGCCGCACCGGCTGGAGTACCGGCTGCGCCCCGGGACGGTCTGGAACCACTTCATCGACGGCATGGCCGAGGGTCAGATCCGCGCGACGCGGTGCCCGGCGTGCGGCAAGGTCTACGTGCCGCCGCGCGGCGCGTGCCCGGCGGACGGACTGCCCGCGACCGAGTGGGTGGACCTGCCGGACACCGGGGTGCTGACCACGTTCGCGGTCAACAACGTCCCGGCGGCCGGCGCGCCCGAGGTGCCGTTCATCAGCGGCTACGTGCTGCTGGACGGCGCCGACATCGCGATGCTCGCGCTGGTCTCCGACGTGCCGTGGCAGGAGGTGCGGATCGGGATGCGGGTGCGGGCGGTGTGGGTGCCGGACGCCGAGCGGACGCGGTCGGTGAAGAACCTGAAGTGGTTCGCGCCGACCGGCGAACCCGACGTCCCCTTCGAGCGCTTTGAGGAGTACGTGTGA
- a CDS encoding thiolase domain-containing protein translates to MRDVAVVAFAQSAHSFSDLGWTEADLVMPLVNEVLAAGGLDRSEIGFTCSGSNDYLVGTPFSFVAALDTIGAWPPIAESHVEQDAAWALYEAWVRLQHGDLDTAMVYGFGKGTVGDQVGISSLGYDPYYLAPLVPGHVAMAGLQARALKDAGFDVDPDPTPPPATDGAAVVVLAAGDVARRVCPRPAWIRGLDHRIEPHSVGARDLTRSESVRLAAERAGVGAGPVDFAELHTRFEHEEALLRQELGLEDKTVVNASGGPRKADPIMATGLIRIGEAAAQIHEGAARRTVAHATAGPCLQHNLVCVLEADGED, encoded by the coding sequence ATGAGGGACGTCGCGGTCGTCGCCTTCGCGCAGAGCGCGCACAGCTTCTCCGACCTCGGCTGGACCGAGGCGGACCTGGTCATGCCGTTGGTGAACGAGGTGCTCGCAGCCGGCGGGCTGGACCGCTCCGAGATCGGCTTCACCTGCTCGGGCTCCAACGACTACCTGGTCGGGACGCCGTTCTCGTTCGTCGCGGCGCTGGACACCATCGGTGCGTGGCCGCCGATCGCCGAGAGCCACGTCGAGCAGGACGCGGCGTGGGCGCTGTACGAGGCGTGGGTGCGGCTCCAGCACGGCGACCTGGACACCGCGATGGTGTACGGCTTCGGCAAGGGCACGGTCGGTGACCAGGTCGGCATCAGCTCCCTGGGATACGACCCCTACTACCTGGCGCCGCTGGTCCCGGGGCACGTCGCGATGGCCGGGCTGCAGGCGCGGGCGCTGAAGGACGCCGGGTTCGACGTCGACCCGGACCCCACGCCGCCGCCGGCCACGGACGGTGCGGCGGTGGTGGTCCTCGCCGCCGGGGACGTGGCGCGCCGCGTGTGCCCGCGGCCCGCCTGGATCCGGGGTCTGGACCACCGCATCGAACCGCACAGCGTCGGCGCGCGGGATCTGACGCGCAGCGAGTCGGTGCGTCTGGCCGCCGAGCGCGCCGGGGTCGGCGCCGGGCCGGTGGATTTCGCCGAGCTGCACACGCGCTTCGAGCACGAGGAGGCGTTGCTGCGCCAGGAGTTGGGGTTGGAGGACAAGACGGTGGTGAACGCCTCCGGCGGTCCGCGCAAGGCCGATCCGATCATGGCGACCGGGCTGATCCGGATCGGCGAGGCCGCCGCCCAGATCCACGAGGGCGCAGCGCGGCGGACCGTCGCGCACGCCACCGCCGGGCCGTGCCTGCAGCACAACCTGGTCTGCGTGCTCGAAGCCGACGGAGAGGACTGA
- a CDS encoding thiolase domain-containing protein, with translation MGNRCAVIGVGQTEYRTKRADVSLAGLVREAAARALADAGLTFADIDSVVLGKAPDMFEGVATPELYLADALGAAGKPMLRVHTAGSVGGSTALVGTSQVQAGVHERVLVVAFEKQSESNATWALSTHSPFSASLVVGAGGYFAPYIRAYIRRSGAPANIGMMVAVKDRINALRNPYAHLKIPNIDLAMVEESMMLWDPIRYLETCPSSDGAVAMVLASERAAQASSAATGRRPAWVHGAAMRSEPMGMAGRDSVDPRAGRDCAADVYRQAGVTEPRRQFAAAEVYVPFSWYEPMWLENLGFAEKGAGWKLTEAGATAFDGDIPWNPSGGVLSSNPIGASGMIRFAEAAQQVRGQAGEHQVAAAQDGSRLALGHAYGGGSQFFAMWAVGANKP, from the coding sequence ATGGGCAACCGTTGCGCCGTGATCGGCGTCGGGCAGACCGAGTACCGCACCAAGCGCGCCGACGTCTCGCTCGCCGGGCTGGTGCGGGAGGCGGCGGCGCGGGCGTTGGCCGACGCCGGGCTGACGTTCGCCGACATCGACTCGGTGGTGCTGGGCAAGGCGCCGGACATGTTCGAGGGCGTCGCCACCCCCGAGCTGTACCTCGCCGACGCGCTCGGCGCCGCGGGCAAGCCGATGCTCCGCGTGCACACTGCCGGCTCGGTCGGCGGCTCGACGGCGCTGGTCGGGACCTCGCAGGTGCAGGCCGGGGTGCACGAGCGGGTGCTGGTGGTGGCCTTCGAGAAGCAGTCGGAGTCCAACGCCACCTGGGCGCTGTCGACGCACTCGCCGTTCTCCGCCTCGCTGGTGGTCGGCGCCGGCGGGTATTTCGCGCCGTATATCCGGGCCTATATACGGCGTTCCGGTGCTCCCGCCAATATCGGGATGATGGTCGCGGTCAAGGACAGAATCAATGCGCTGCGCAATCCCTACGCGCATTTGAAGATCCCGAACATCGACCTGGCGATGGTCGAGGAATCGATGATGTTGTGGGATCCCATTCGCTATCTGGAGACATGTCCTTCTTCGGACGGTGCGGTGGCGATGGTGCTCGCCTCGGAGCGGGCCGCGCAGGCCTCGAGCGCGGCGACCGGCCGGCGTCCGGCGTGGGTGCACGGTGCGGCGATGCGCTCGGAGCCGATGGGGATGGCCGGGCGGGACAGCGTGGATCCGCGCGCCGGCCGGGACTGCGCGGCCGACGTCTACCGGCAGGCCGGCGTCACCGAGCCGCGGCGGCAGTTCGCCGCGGCCGAGGTGTATGTGCCGTTCTCGTGGTACGAGCCGATGTGGCTGGAGAACCTCGGGTTCGCGGAGAAGGGGGCGGGCTGGAAGCTGACCGAGGCCGGCGCCACTGCGTTCGACGGCGACATCCCGTGGAACCCCTCCGGGGGCGTGTTGTCGTCGAATCCGATCGGTGCGTCCGGGATGATCCGTTTCGCGGAGGCCGCGCAGCAGGTGCGCGGCCAGGCCGGGGAGCATCAAGTCGCTGCCGCCCAGGACGGTTCGCGGTTGGCTTTGGGACACGCTTATGGCGGCGGGTCTCAATTCTTTGCTATGTGGGCGGTGGGGGCGAACAAGCCGTAA
- a CDS encoding ABC transporter ATP-binding protein has translation MATVDFIRASCTYPEGKRKAVDNLTLSVGDGEFLVLLGPSGCGKTTALRMLAGLEEVQTGQVLVDGQDLEGMPPGDRDLAMVFQSYALFPHMSVARNLGFRMELAGAPPSAVSRRVRRIAAELNLTDRLDRLPKTLSGGEQQRVAIGRAMVREPRVFLMDEPLGALDAKLRTTARAKIAEMQRKSGITTLYVTHDQVEAMAMGDRIAIMNRGMLQQVDTPRQLYDHPVNEFVAGFVGSPAMNLVPGTYKHGWALIGESDVFEVPVEVSQPLTSPSVLVGFRPEHAKFAAPGSGIYAIVGLVERLGHTAYAHCEMGIGRGRRTVIVRCDEYDAPRPGAHVGVVPDPREIHLFDGESGLRVGR, from the coding sequence GTGGCGACAGTCGATTTCATTCGCGCAAGTTGCACGTACCCGGAGGGGAAACGCAAAGCCGTTGACAATCTGACGCTGTCTGTGGGGGACGGCGAGTTCCTGGTGCTGCTCGGGCCCTCGGGCTGCGGCAAGACCACGGCGCTGCGCATGCTCGCCGGCCTGGAGGAGGTCCAGACCGGCCAGGTCCTGGTCGACGGGCAGGACCTGGAAGGCATGCCCCCCGGCGATCGCGACCTGGCGATGGTGTTCCAGAGCTACGCGCTCTTCCCGCACATGTCGGTCGCCCGAAACCTCGGATTCCGCATGGAGCTGGCCGGCGCCCCGCCTTCGGCCGTCTCCCGCCGCGTCCGCCGCATCGCCGCGGAGCTGAACCTGACCGACCGGCTCGACCGGCTGCCCAAGACCCTGTCCGGCGGCGAGCAGCAGCGCGTGGCGATCGGCCGCGCCATGGTGCGCGAACCGCGCGTGTTCCTGATGGACGAACCCCTGGGCGCGCTGGACGCCAAGCTGCGCACCACGGCGCGCGCGAAGATCGCGGAGATGCAGCGCAAGAGCGGCATCACGACCCTGTACGTGACCCACGACCAGGTCGAGGCCATGGCGATGGGCGACCGCATCGCGATCATGAACCGCGGCATGCTCCAGCAGGTCGACACCCCGCGGCAGCTGTACGACCACCCGGTGAACGAGTTCGTCGCCGGCTTCGTCGGATCCCCGGCGATGAACCTGGTCCCCGGCACGTACAAGCACGGCTGGGCCCTGATCGGCGAGTCGGACGTCTTCGAGGTCCCGGTGGAGGTGTCCCAGCCGCTGACGTCGCCGTCGGTCCTGGTCGGCTTCCGCCCGGAACACGCGAAGTTCGCCGCGCCGGGCAGCGGGATCTACGCCATCGTCGGACTGGTCGAGCGCCTGGGGCACACGGCTTACGCGCACTGCGAGATGGGAATCGGCCGCGGCCGGCGGACGGTGATCGTCCGCTGCGACGAGTACGACGCACCGCGCCCCGGCGCTCATGTCGGCGTGGTGCCGGACCCCCGAGAGATTCACCTTTTCGACGGGGAGAGCGGGCTGCGGGTGGGGCGGTAG